In a genomic window of Alistipes sp. ZOR0009:
- a CDS encoding efflux RND transporter periplasmic adaptor subunit: protein MKAQILSITAFVVLFAASCTSRNGEEKKESHPNIISDTMMSMIKLDTVRLVPIEDALRLTGTVGCDENHMAKVFSANSGQVIRVKVSIGDKVTKGQPIATIKSADIAGGYSDFSSAKADCATAKRNFENVEAMYKSGLSSEREYLEAKNNFQKAQALVSKAEGMLAINGGGSAKQGGFYTIKSPLNGYIVDKNITEGSFIRNDNGSELFTVASLDNVWIWANVFERDIANVAIGFNAKVRTLSYPDKIFTGKVDKATSVLDPVSKVMKVRVVIPNPNLLLKPGMYADVFVSKKESKMGLEINSSSVLSENGEAFVVVFKDRSHYEIRPIKISKSVGDKCYISEGLAAGEQVICQNQLLVYNQIKEKVE, encoded by the coding sequence ATGAAAGCACAAATTCTATCTATAACAGCATTCGTAGTGCTATTTGCAGCTTCATGCACTAGCAGAAATGGAGAAGAAAAAAAGGAATCCCACCCAAATATTATCAGCGATACCATGATGAGCATGATAAAGCTAGATACTGTCCGTCTTGTTCCAATAGAAGACGCTTTAAGGTTAACAGGAACGGTTGGTTGCGATGAAAATCACATGGCTAAGGTTTTCTCGGCTAATAGCGGGCAGGTTATTAGGGTAAAGGTTTCTATCGGAGATAAAGTAACCAAAGGACAACCTATTGCAACTATTAAAAGCGCAGATATTGCTGGTGGATATAGCGATTTTTCTTCTGCAAAAGCAGATTGTGCAACCGCAAAACGAAATTTCGAAAATGTAGAAGCGATGTATAAAAGTGGACTCTCGAGCGAAAGAGAGTACTTAGAAGCAAAAAATAATTTTCAAAAAGCGCAAGCACTAGTTTCCAAAGCGGAAGGTATGCTGGCAATAAACGGAGGAGGAAGCGCCAAACAAGGAGGTTTTTATACAATCAAATCACCTCTTAATGGCTATATCGTCGATAAAAACATTACGGAGGGAAGTTTTATCCGTAATGATAATGGAAGCGAATTATTTACGGTAGCATCGCTTGACAATGTATGGATTTGGGCAAACGTATTTGAGCGTGATATTGCCAATGTTGCTATTGGATTTAATGCAAAAGTCAGAACATTAAGCTATCCAGATAAAATATTTACAGGAAAGGTAGATAAAGCAACAAGTGTATTAGACCCTGTAAGTAAGGTTATGAAAGTTCGAGTTGTTATTCCGAACCCCAACTTATTGCTGAAACCGGGGATGTATGCCGATGTTTTCGTTTCTAAAAAAGAGTCCAAAATGGGCCTAGAGATTAATTCATCATCTGTATTAAGCGAAAACGGGGAAGCCTTTGTCGTCGTTTTCAAAGATCGATCCCACTATGAAATCCGACCTATTAAGATATCAAAAAGCGTTGGAGACAAATGCTACATCAGCGAGGGGCTCGCAGCAGGAGAACAAGTTATTTGCCAAAATCAGCTACTTGTTTACAACCAAATTAAAGAAAAAGTTGAGTAG
- a CDS encoding DUF6588 family protein, whose translation MRILKKASWLVALGLMVSISGKAQTDITELLKLYQQASKEVNSLAYAYMKPFGEEFGKTLNTGWYTSAKPHKLGGFDITFSATVIPISSSMKQYDAGEILKGSSVLRIKQGDSPITPTVLGKDVEGPTVELIEPNTKIVLSSMKLPQGANLPIIPMANYNIGIGLPFHTDVAFRFVPKINIKDDGKFGMWGFGIRNEFKEFIPVFKLLPFSMSAFFGMTKYNLSWDMKDNSYADKKYNNQELSTDATSYTARLLVSKSIPVLTVYGGLGYNSNSSNYKLKGAYQYNGIAINNSQDPFNLDYTSTGFVANAGFRVKLAVFMLFADYTYANTSMYTAGMGFTFR comes from the coding sequence ATGAGAATACTTAAGAAAGCGAGTTGGTTGGTTGCCTTAGGGCTGATGGTTAGTATTTCAGGCAAAGCCCAAACAGACATCACCGAACTTTTAAAATTGTATCAGCAAGCGTCCAAAGAAGTAAACTCTTTGGCTTACGCCTACATGAAACCTTTTGGAGAGGAGTTTGGAAAAACTCTTAATACGGGTTGGTATACTTCTGCAAAACCTCACAAGCTGGGTGGTTTTGATATAACTTTTTCGGCAACAGTTATTCCAATCTCTTCGAGCATGAAGCAATACGATGCTGGTGAGATATTAAAAGGTAGCTCCGTTCTTCGAATTAAGCAAGGAGATTCGCCTATTACACCAACTGTGCTTGGAAAAGATGTTGAAGGACCAACCGTTGAGCTTATTGAGCCTAACACTAAGATTGTACTATCGTCAATGAAGCTACCTCAAGGAGCAAATCTTCCGATAATCCCAATGGCAAACTACAACATAGGTATAGGCTTACCTTTTCATACAGACGTTGCCTTTAGGTTTGTTCCAAAAATCAACATTAAGGATGACGGTAAATTTGGCATGTGGGGATTTGGCATAAGGAATGAGTTTAAGGAATTTATTCCCGTATTTAAGCTGCTTCCTTTTAGCATGTCAGCATTTTTTGGTATGACCAAGTACAATCTATCTTGGGATATGAAAGACAATAGCTATGCTGATAAAAAGTATAACAATCAAGAATTGTCTACAGATGCGACTTCATATACTGCACGATTGCTGGTATCTAAATCAATTCCTGTTTTGACTGTATATGGAGGTTTAGGTTACAATAGTAATTCGAGCAACTACAAGTTAAAAGGTGCCTACCAATACAACGGTATTGCTATTAATAATAGTCAAGACCCTTTTAACTTAGACTACACCTCTACAGGCTTTGTGGCTAACGCAGGATTCAGGGTAAAGCTGGCTGTATTTATGCTTTTTGCCGACTACACCTACGCCAACACATCGATGTACACCGCTGGTATGGGCTTTACCTTTAGATAG
- a CDS encoding DUF6263 family protein, with product MKRKLLAIVLLAAATGAFAQKPLLLNLKKGETYLQKTSVDLKMNQQFGGMDMEVSITNVQDLNFKVVDVKDSLFFFEIAYTKLKMAVNAQGMNMEYSSDVNKDKASAILASMVSKPFRATISNRGIVHKIEADSLIKAVVNASGNPNDPETAAMSAQIKNSFGEASLKDNIASSLAMFTPAKVSKGSKWETKRQLSGQMPLISDIKFEVIDETPTTYSIKMNSVVSSPLDAPAISNAGMEMKYSVNGSVEGTIILDKSTGWIINNTSEQALKGVMDILPGAQMPNGAQIPITIVANTVISNK from the coding sequence ATGAAAAGAAAATTACTTGCGATTGTACTACTGGCTGCAGCCACAGGCGCTTTTGCGCAAAAACCGCTACTACTTAACCTAAAGAAAGGAGAAACCTACCTTCAGAAAACTTCCGTCGATTTGAAGATGAACCAGCAGTTTGGAGGAATGGATATGGAGGTGAGCATCACCAATGTCCAGGATCTCAACTTTAAGGTGGTGGATGTTAAAGATTCCCTTTTCTTCTTCGAAATTGCTTACACAAAGCTCAAGATGGCGGTTAACGCTCAAGGAATGAATATGGAGTATAGCTCTGATGTTAATAAGGATAAGGCTTCTGCCATACTAGCGAGTATGGTGTCTAAACCGTTTAGGGCAACCATTTCCAATAGAGGTATTGTTCATAAAATTGAGGCAGATAGCCTTATAAAGGCTGTTGTTAATGCTTCGGGAAATCCGAATGATCCTGAAACGGCAGCAATGAGCGCTCAAATTAAGAACTCCTTTGGCGAGGCTTCGTTAAAAGATAATATCGCCAGCTCGCTAGCCATGTTTACTCCAGCGAAGGTTTCGAAGGGAAGTAAATGGGAAACCAAACGTCAGCTCTCTGGGCAAATGCCTTTAATTTCGGACATTAAGTTTGAGGTGATTGATGAGACACCTACAACCTATAGTATTAAGATGAATTCGGTTGTTTCCTCACCTCTGGATGCTCCTGCAATTAGCAATGCGGGGATGGAAATGAAGTATTCTGTAAACGGTAGCGTGGAAGGAACTATCATTTTGGATAAGTCTACAGGATGGATTATCAATAACACATCAGAGCAGGCGCTCAAAGGGGTTATGGATATACTACCAGGAGCACAAATGCCAAATGGAGCACAAATTCCCATTACCATAGTTGCTAATACTGTAATTAGCAACAAGTAA
- a CDS encoding GIN domain-containing protein produces the protein MKTGIKKSLGLAAAALTVMLAASCTISSGDGGKKVKAEGEMKEKSITTQAFKEVTVTGQATLNVSYGDVQTITLKAQESILDIIEVKSDGKLLTIGVKDGYSISTNKGIVVNVVLPTPVEKYTVAGAAEVNVTGKPQENLNIEVAGAADFNGGALEVKNVTVAIAGAGDCKVWATDNLAVSIAGAGDVKYRGNPVLKKDIAGIGSVKAIE, from the coding sequence ATGAAAACTGGTATTAAAAAATCGCTAGGGTTGGCAGCAGCTGCGCTAACGGTTATGCTTGCAGCCTCATGTACCATCTCTTCGGGTGATGGCGGTAAAAAGGTAAAGGCAGAGGGCGAAATGAAAGAAAAGTCTATTACTACGCAAGCATTTAAGGAGGTAACTGTTACTGGACAAGCAACCCTTAATGTTAGCTATGGTGATGTGCAGACAATTACCCTAAAGGCGCAAGAGAGTATTCTGGATATTATAGAGGTTAAATCGGACGGTAAGCTGCTTACCATTGGCGTAAAAGATGGCTATAGTATTTCGACAAACAAGGGAATTGTTGTAAACGTTGTTCTTCCAACACCTGTCGAAAAGTATACTGTGGCTGGAGCTGCAGAAGTAAACGTTACCGGAAAACCTCAGGAGAATCTAAACATAGAGGTGGCTGGTGCTGCCGATTTTAATGGAGGTGCCTTAGAGGTTAAGAATGTTACCGTTGCCATTGCAGGTGCCGGAGATTGTAAGGTTTGGGCTACAGATAATCTTGCAGTTAGCATTGCTGGTGCTGGCGATGTGAAATATCGAGGAAACCCAGTACTAAAAAAGGATATTGCTGGGATTGGCTCGGTAAAAGCCATAGAGTAA
- the kdsA gene encoding 3-deoxy-8-phosphooctulonate synthase translates to MQLKLDKLKHQESGNFFLLAGPCVVESEELAMEVAEKMVEITNKLQIPYIFKGSYRKANRSRLDSFTGIGDVKALEILKKISDRFDIPVVTDIHDKEEAVLAAKYVDILQIPAFLCRQTDLLIAAAQTGKYVNIKKGQFLAPEAMKFAADKIKESGNNNVMLTERGSTFGYYDLVVDYRGIAEMQKTGAPVVLDITHSLQQPNQSSGVTGGKPELIETVARAGIAVGVDGIFIETHPNPAVALSDGANMLRLDLMENLLEHLVAIRQTINKF, encoded by the coding sequence ATGCAACTGAAACTCGACAAGCTAAAACATCAGGAGAGTGGAAACTTTTTTCTACTTGCTGGACCTTGTGTAGTTGAAAGCGAAGAGCTGGCCATGGAGGTGGCAGAAAAGATGGTAGAAATTACCAATAAGCTGCAAATCCCTTACATATTTAAGGGGTCTTACCGTAAGGCTAACCGCTCTCGTTTAGACTCTTTTACAGGAATCGGTGATGTTAAGGCGCTCGAAATATTAAAGAAGATTAGCGACAGGTTTGACATCCCTGTTGTTACCGATATTCATGATAAGGAAGAGGCTGTTCTTGCTGCAAAATATGTAGATATTCTTCAGATACCAGCATTCCTTTGCCGTCAAACCGACTTGCTTATTGCTGCTGCTCAAACCGGCAAGTATGTAAACATCAAGAAGGGACAATTTTTGGCTCCAGAGGCGATGAAGTTTGCAGCCGATAAGATTAAGGAGTCGGGGAACAACAACGTGATGCTTACCGAAAGAGGATCTACCTTTGGCTACTACGATTTGGTGGTAGACTATAGAGGTATAGCCGAAATGCAAAAAACAGGAGCCCCTGTTGTGCTGGATATTACCCATTCGCTACAGCAGCCCAACCAATCGAGCGGCGTTACAGGTGGTAAGCCAGAGCTAATAGAAACGGTTGCTCGCGCTGGTATTGCTGTTGGGGTTGATGGCATCTTTATTGAAACGCACCCTAACCCAGCCGTTGCGCTGTCGGACGGAGCCAACATGCTTCGCCTTGATCTGATGGAAAACCTACTAGAACATCTGGTAGCTATCCGTCAAACCATCAATAAGTTTTAG
- a CDS encoding DUF4348 domain-containing protein: MKRILFHAIGLALAISVAWGCGSKSSGESNGASVDGVAALKKSGPENFSEFLKRFREDSVFQKSRVDFPLPQDILENVDDDRYNTEKIKAEDWHYANFRYDPSFATRELDAYTERMVKEQNRIKMIYEGVDNGINIILEFELQNNQWMLVRWSDLST; encoded by the coding sequence ATGAAACGAATTTTATTTCATGCTATTGGATTAGCACTTGCTATCTCAGTTGCCTGGGGCTGCGGCTCTAAGAGTAGCGGAGAAAGTAATGGCGCTTCGGTAGATGGGGTGGCCGCCCTTAAGAAGAGTGGTCCTGAAAACTTTAGCGAGTTTTTAAAAAGGTTTAGAGAAGACTCTGTTTTTCAAAAGTCGAGAGTCGATTTTCCCTTACCGCAGGATATTCTGGAAAATGTAGACGACGATCGGTACAACACCGAGAAGATCAAGGCAGAGGATTGGCACTACGCCAACTTTAGGTACGACCCCTCGTTTGCAACGCGCGAACTTGACGCCTACACCGAACGAATGGTGAAGGAGCAGAATCGGATAAAGATGATTTACGAAGGAGTGGACAATGGCATTAACATTATCCTCGAATTCGAGCTGCAGAATAACCAGTGGATGCTGGTACGTTGGAGCGACCTTTCTACCTAG
- a CDS encoding replication-associated recombination protein A: MSSNIPLAERMRPRDLDGYVGQRHLVGPKAVLRRFIESKNIPSMIFWGPPGVGKTTLANIIAKEVDRPFYILSAVNSGVKDVREVIEKAKSQRFFNTPSPVLFIDEIHRFSKSQQDSLLGAVEQGVVTLIGATTENPSFEVISPLLSRCQVYTLKHLDEKDLVGLVDQAIAQDVELKEKQIAVEEYDALIRFSGGDARKLLNILELLASTADEVVITNKMVVDKLQEATSIYDKDGEQHYDIISAFIKSIRGSDPNGALYWLARMLEGGEDPKFIARRLVISAAEDVGLANPNALLLANATFQSVHVIGMPEARIVLSEATVYLATSPKSNAAYTAIDEALDYVRKTGNLPVPLHLRNAPTKLMKNLGYGKDYLYPHVYPGNFVQQGYLPQEAGNTKFYEPQANAKEKEIRQRMHIYWGDKYKY, encoded by the coding sequence ATGAGCAGTAATATTCCATTAGCAGAACGTATGCGTCCCCGCGACTTAGATGGGTACGTAGGCCAGCGTCATTTGGTTGGTCCAAAGGCAGTTTTGCGAAGGTTTATTGAGTCAAAGAATATTCCTTCTATGATATTTTGGGGACCTCCAGGGGTTGGTAAAACAACACTTGCCAACATTATTGCCAAGGAGGTGGACAGGCCTTTCTACATCCTTAGCGCGGTTAACTCGGGCGTGAAGGATGTTCGGGAGGTGATTGAGAAGGCAAAGTCGCAGCGCTTTTTCAATACGCCATCGCCTGTACTTTTTATAGATGAAATCCACCGCTTTAGCAAATCGCAGCAGGATTCGCTGCTGGGGGCCGTGGAGCAGGGGGTGGTAACCCTTATCGGTGCAACCACCGAGAATCCTTCGTTTGAGGTGATTTCTCCGCTACTTTCGCGCTGCCAAGTGTACACGCTTAAGCATCTCGACGAAAAGGATTTGGTTGGTTTGGTCGATCAGGCAATTGCGCAGGACGTGGAGCTAAAGGAAAAGCAGATAGCGGTGGAGGAGTACGATGCCCTTATCCGCTTTAGTGGAGGCGACGCCCGCAAGCTGCTCAATATACTAGAGCTGCTGGCCTCTACAGCCGACGAGGTGGTTATAACCAATAAGATGGTGGTGGATAAGCTGCAGGAGGCAACCTCCATTTACGATAAGGACGGCGAGCAGCACTACGATATTATCTCTGCTTTTATTAAGTCGATACGAGGAAGCGATCCCAACGGGGCGCTTTACTGGCTTGCCCGTATGCTCGAAGGCGGAGAGGATCCCAAGTTCATCGCACGACGATTGGTTATATCGGCAGCCGAGGATGTTGGTTTAGCCAATCCAAACGCGTTGCTCTTGGCCAATGCCACCTTCCAGTCTGTGCATGTAATTGGGATGCCAGAGGCGCGTATTGTGCTTTCGGAGGCAACGGTTTACCTTGCTACAAGCCCCAAAAGTAACGCTGCCTACACGGCCATAGACGAAGCGCTGGATTATGTTCGAAAAACAGGAAATTTACCTGTACCTTTGCACCTACGAAATGCGCCTACCAAGCTCATGAAGAACCTTGGTTACGGGAAGGATTACCTTTACCCGCATGTTTATCCGGGTAACTTTGTTCAGCAGGGCTACCTGCCTCAGGAGGCCGGCAATACCAAGTTTTATGAGCCGCAGGCCAATGCCAAGGAGAAGGAAATACGCCAGCGCATGCACATTTACTGGGGAGATAAGTACAAATATTAA
- a CDS encoding efflux RND transporter permease subunit: MNGLIKRIIIFSLHHRYFVFFITGILAIIGFITYQHTPIETFPDVTNTQIIIIAQWPGRSAEEMEKFVSIPLEAGLASVQKKATLRSINTFGLTYICIIFDDGIDDAFARQQVMSRLANVDLPNDVKPEVQPPYGPTGEIYRYTLRSQTANIRELTTIQDWLLDREFRQVPGVAEVNSFGGEEKSFEIDTYPELLSQYGLTALDVYRAVQKSNINVGGDVIEKNGQYYVVRGIGILKNIPDIENVIVKKENDVPILVRDVAQVRETGLPRLGWVTRDKENDVVEGILVMRKGENPSMVLKGINDKVKELNTKLKSQNVELVPFYDRTNLMSYATHTVIHNLIEGIILVTIIVFLFMADWRTTLTVGLVIPLALLFAFICMKTKGMSANLMSMGAVDFGIIIDGSVVMVEGMFVALDKLAKEVGMDRYNRLTKLGLIKNVGTEMGKAIFFSKIIILTCLVPIFAFEKVEGKMFSPLAWTLGFALLGALILTLTFVPALSSVLLKKNVNEKNNPIVSFFEKHIMRAFNWVSRNARLSVFVALGLLFITFLSVKLLGTEFIPPLNEGALWVEAELPMSISLQSAKQISDKMVKTLDEFPEVRQTLSQIGRTNDGTDPKGFFNVQIQVDLKAKEEWKRNITEDQLIQEIDKKLKVIPGIVFNYSQPIRDNVEEAVAGVNGALAIKLYGPDFKVLDTLARKAKDAIKDIRGIDDLGILRNLGQPEFRVELDQQKMALYGVNTEDANSVIETALGGKSATQLYEGERRFDIRVRYPLAYRDTYEKIGNLMVPTMNGSMVPVKEISKIYTLTGPAFIYRDNNKRYIAVKFSVRERDLGSTIKEAQQKVAKAITLPAGYEMTWNGEFENQQRASSTLANVVPMCLLAIFLLLFMTFGNVKDAILTLLNVPFALIGGILALHVTGLNFSISAGIGFIALFGVCIQNGVILISVFRNNLSAGNRLAYSVKEGVRSRIRPVVMTALMGAIGLLPAAISTGIGSESQKPLAIVVIGGLITSTILTLLILPIIYSWTYKFIHNRERIAKYKK, from the coding sequence ATGAATGGACTAATTAAAAGAATCATTATATTTTCGTTGCACCACCGCTACTTTGTCTTCTTTATCACAGGCATTCTGGCGATTATAGGCTTCATAACCTACCAACACACTCCTATTGAAACATTTCCAGATGTTACCAATACGCAAATAATCATAATTGCTCAGTGGCCAGGACGCAGTGCCGAAGAGATGGAAAAATTTGTTAGTATTCCACTCGAGGCAGGTCTTGCTTCGGTACAAAAAAAGGCGACACTTCGTTCTATTAATACGTTTGGATTAACATACATCTGCATCATATTCGACGATGGCATCGACGATGCGTTTGCTCGGCAACAGGTAATGAGCAGACTTGCAAATGTAGACCTCCCAAATGATGTAAAGCCAGAAGTACAACCGCCTTACGGACCAACAGGAGAAATTTACCGTTACACGCTTCGAAGCCAAACTGCAAATATCAGAGAACTTACCACAATTCAAGATTGGCTTCTGGATCGAGAATTTAGGCAGGTGCCTGGCGTTGCAGAAGTCAACAGTTTTGGAGGCGAAGAGAAAAGCTTTGAGATAGACACCTATCCTGAATTGCTATCTCAATATGGGCTTACAGCATTAGATGTTTATCGAGCTGTTCAGAAAAGCAACATCAATGTAGGTGGAGATGTAATTGAAAAAAATGGACAATACTATGTTGTGCGAGGTATCGGTATTCTGAAGAATATCCCCGATATCGAGAACGTCATTGTTAAGAAAGAAAACGACGTTCCCATTCTTGTAAGGGACGTAGCACAAGTTCGAGAAACTGGGTTACCCCGTTTAGGCTGGGTTACGCGCGACAAAGAAAACGATGTAGTTGAAGGAATTCTTGTTATGCGAAAAGGAGAGAATCCTTCTATGGTTCTAAAAGGTATTAACGATAAGGTTAAAGAGCTAAATACCAAACTTAAATCACAGAATGTCGAGCTAGTTCCATTTTACGATAGAACTAACCTGATGAGCTATGCAACGCATACCGTTATCCACAATTTAATTGAGGGAATAATTTTAGTTACCATCATTGTATTCCTTTTTATGGCAGATTGGCGTACAACCTTGACGGTTGGCTTAGTTATTCCTCTTGCATTGCTTTTTGCCTTCATTTGTATGAAGACAAAAGGTATGTCTGCCAATTTAATGTCAATGGGAGCCGTCGATTTTGGAATTATTATCGATGGATCAGTCGTCATGGTAGAGGGAATGTTTGTGGCTCTGGATAAGCTGGCTAAAGAGGTTGGAATGGATCGTTACAATAGGCTAACCAAACTTGGCCTAATAAAAAATGTTGGCACCGAAATGGGGAAAGCTATCTTTTTTAGTAAAATAATTATCCTAACCTGCCTAGTTCCCATTTTTGCATTTGAGAAGGTAGAAGGAAAGATGTTTTCTCCCCTAGCATGGACATTAGGGTTCGCTCTTCTTGGTGCTCTTATTTTAACGCTCACATTTGTTCCTGCGCTAAGCAGCGTCTTGTTAAAGAAAAATGTTAACGAGAAGAACAATCCAATAGTCAGCTTCTTTGAGAAACATATTATGAGAGCATTCAACTGGGTTTCTCGAAATGCTCGGCTATCAGTTTTCGTTGCTTTAGGATTACTATTTATCACATTTTTATCAGTCAAATTATTAGGTACAGAGTTTATTCCGCCACTTAATGAAGGAGCACTTTGGGTAGAGGCCGAGCTCCCCATGAGTATAAGCTTACAAAGTGCTAAGCAAATTAGCGATAAGATGGTAAAAACGCTTGACGAATTTCCTGAAGTACGGCAAACCCTTAGCCAAATAGGCAGAACAAACGACGGAACTGATCCTAAAGGTTTTTTCAATGTTCAAATTCAAGTAGACCTAAAAGCCAAGGAAGAATGGAAAAGAAACATTACAGAAGACCAGCTGATACAGGAAATAGACAAGAAGCTCAAGGTCATTCCTGGAATTGTATTTAACTACTCGCAACCAATTAGAGACAATGTAGAAGAAGCTGTAGCAGGAGTAAATGGAGCCCTGGCAATTAAACTTTATGGTCCAGACTTTAAGGTGCTAGACACTTTAGCCCGTAAAGCAAAAGATGCAATAAAGGATATTCGAGGAATCGATGATTTGGGCATCTTACGAAACTTAGGGCAACCAGAATTTCGGGTAGAGCTAGATCAACAGAAAATGGCCCTGTATGGAGTAAACACAGAAGATGCCAACTCCGTAATAGAAACTGCACTTGGAGGCAAATCAGCCACTCAACTATATGAAGGAGAGCGTAGATTTGACATTAGAGTTAGATATCCTTTAGCATATAGAGATACTTACGAAAAAATAGGAAACCTGATGGTTCCAACAATGAATGGATCAATGGTTCCCGTAAAAGAGATTTCGAAAATCTACACCCTTACGGGCCCTGCATTTATTTATAGAGATAACAATAAACGTTATATCGCAGTAAAGTTCTCGGTAAGAGAAAGAGACCTAGGGAGTACCATAAAAGAAGCACAACAAAAAGTTGCAAAAGCGATTACCCTGCCTGCTGGCTACGAAATGACATGGAATGGCGAGTTCGAAAATCAACAAAGAGCCTCTTCAACATTGGCCAATGTCGTTCCAATGTGTCTTCTCGCCATCTTCCTGCTTCTATTTATGACATTTGGCAATGTAAAGGATGCAATACTAACCCTACTCAATGTTCCTTTTGCTTTAATTGGGGGAATTTTAGCCTTACATGTAACAGGATTAAACTTCAGTATTAGCGCAGGTATTGGATTCATTGCCCTTTTTGGGGTATGCATCCAAAATGGGGTCATTCTTATCAGCGTATTCCGAAATAACCTTTCGGCTGGTAATAGACTAGCATATTCGGTAAAAGAAGGAGTTCGAAGTCGCATCCGTCCGGTGGTAATGACGGCCTTAATGGGAGCAATTGGCCTACTACCTGCTGCAATTTCAACAGGAATTGGATCTGAAAGTCAGAAACCTCTTGCAATTGTTGTAATTGGAGGGCTGATTACATCAACTATCTTAACATTGCTTATTTTACCTATCATTTATTCTTGGACATATAAATTTATCCACAATCGAGAACGGATTGCTAAGTACAAAAAATAG
- a CDS encoding TolC family protein, which produces MRRIVLILFCAFACYKANAQDTLSITIAQVQAEFLSKNLSLIAQRYNMDISEALVKQAQIFANPSVGINREFYSGETHRFLKSGNTAEYSLQVQQLFSIAGKRKNLIESAKLGYNLSQLSYLELMRTLKYQVSTLFYQLYFLQQSFPLYQMEEASIEKVVKAYKEQRRKGNVAEKDYLRMVALQESLEHQRLAAEDQQIALQANINTLLCSHGKYYKPLLGQNWQRELVAEKLPSFQAIIDSATANRPDLKMARTNLLLAQQNVRLQRSLAFPDITIGGNYDRIGGPTKNYIGLTASFELPLFNRNQGNIRSAKAAELMAQTQNLEQYNKVSQEILSSYELLSLYHKSVLKSDPSYMESYKTILNAALQQYLQQNMGLLEFIDLYESYKDNLLQWNDRWMKYFIAKEDLNYKVGYSLVK; this is translated from the coding sequence ATGAGACGTATCGTACTGATACTGTTTTGTGCATTTGCGTGCTATAAAGCCAATGCACAAGATACATTGAGCATTACTATAGCTCAAGTACAAGCTGAATTTTTATCCAAAAATCTCAGCCTAATAGCTCAACGCTATAATATGGATATAAGTGAAGCGTTGGTGAAGCAAGCACAGATTTTTGCAAATCCATCAGTTGGAATTAATAGAGAATTCTACTCTGGTGAAACGCATCGATTTTTAAAATCAGGAAATACAGCCGAATATTCGCTACAAGTTCAGCAGCTGTTTTCGATTGCAGGAAAAAGAAAAAACTTGATTGAAAGCGCAAAGCTAGGTTATAATCTTAGTCAGCTATCCTACCTTGAATTAATGAGGACTCTTAAATATCAAGTTTCTACACTATTCTATCAACTTTACTTTTTACAGCAATCCTTTCCCCTATACCAAATGGAAGAGGCATCTATAGAAAAGGTTGTTAAGGCCTATAAGGAGCAAAGAAGAAAAGGGAATGTTGCCGAAAAAGACTACCTCCGAATGGTTGCCTTACAGGAATCCCTTGAGCATCAAAGACTCGCTGCAGAAGATCAGCAAATAGCTCTTCAGGCAAACATAAATACCCTTCTATGCTCGCACGGCAAATACTATAAGCCTCTATTAGGGCAAAATTGGCAACGCGAATTGGTAGCTGAAAAGTTGCCATCTTTTCAAGCCATAATTGATAGCGCCACCGCGAATCGTCCAGATCTTAAGATGGCACGAACAAACCTTCTTCTGGCCCAACAAAATGTAAGATTGCAACGTTCGCTAGCCTTCCCAGATATTACTATCGGAGGAAACTATGATAGAATTGGGGGACCTACCAAAAATTACATAGGACTCACCGCATCATTTGAGCTCCCGTTATTTAATAGAAACCAAGGAAATATTCGCTCTGCAAAAGCTGCTGAGCTCATGGCTCAAACGCAAAATTTAGAGCAGTATAATAAAGTTAGCCAAGAAATACTGTCAAGCTACGAGCTACTATCCCTTTACCATAAATCTGTTCTAAAAAGTGATCCATCTTACATGGAAAGCTACAAAACGATTCTAAATGCAGCATTGCAACAATACCTTCAACAAAACATGGGTCTGCTGGAGTTTATCGATTTATACGAGAGCTACAAAGACAACTTATTGCAATGGAACGATAGGTGGATGAAGTATTTCATAGCCAAGGAAGACCTTAACTACAAAGTAGGATATTCACTCGTAAAATAA